The following are encoded together in the Candidatus Sulfotelmatobacter sp. genome:
- a CDS encoding type II CAAX endopeptidase family protein, giving the protein MTPKQAGFLRRVPVVVRAVVVGIVIGMGAANLWPILLLKLGVPRASVLEGLFLGGYIWWARGGGPPQRWRATRADSFRVGKLSGAQWFWGLLAAVFFAATIHAALVVLFQLMPFPAAAFHRGYDFSFIPTLPMRWLAVVVSAASAGICEETGFRGYMQRPIERRHGAAIAILVSSVFFTAIHLTKDWALIGMVPIILGAGILLGALAHMSRTLIFCIVGHTLMDVGLFGYWWTQIAGTFSQRPISETGMDRTFAVACAVVVAALIVTILAIKKLRAITSHLPY; this is encoded by the coding sequence TCCGGGCAGTTGTCGTCGGCATTGTCATCGGAATGGGGGCCGCCAATCTGTGGCCGATTCTCCTTCTGAAACTGGGGGTGCCACGAGCCTCGGTCCTTGAAGGTCTGTTCCTTGGCGGTTACATTTGGTGGGCGCGCGGAGGCGGGCCGCCGCAGCGTTGGCGTGCCACGCGCGCAGATTCGTTTCGTGTCGGCAAGTTATCGGGCGCGCAGTGGTTCTGGGGATTGCTTGCTGCCGTTTTCTTCGCGGCAACGATCCACGCGGCACTGGTTGTGTTGTTCCAGTTGATGCCCTTCCCGGCTGCAGCGTTTCACCGCGGCTATGACTTCTCCTTCATTCCCACTCTGCCGATGCGCTGGCTCGCCGTCGTAGTGTCAGCGGCATCCGCGGGCATCTGTGAAGAGACGGGCTTTCGCGGCTACATGCAGCGACCGATCGAGCGCCGGCACGGAGCCGCCATAGCCATCCTGGTTTCATCGGTGTTCTTCACGGCGATCCACCTGACGAAGGACTGGGCGCTGATAGGCATGGTGCCGATAATCCTGGGCGCCGGGATTCTGCTCGGAGCATTGGCGCATATGTCCCGCACGCTCATCTTCTGCATCGTCGGGCACACGCTGATGGATGTGGGACTGTTCGGCTACTGGTGGACGCAGATTGCGGGCACGTTCTCGCAACGGCCAATCTCGGAGACCGGAATGGATCGGACCTTCGCGGTCGCGTGTGCGGTCGTGGTCGCGGCGCTGATCGTGACGATCCTTGCCATCAAGAAGCTGCGGGCGATTACATCTCATTTGCCGTATTAA